One part of the Mytilus trossulus isolate FHL-02 chromosome 11, PNRI_Mtr1.1.1.hap1, whole genome shotgun sequence genome encodes these proteins:
- the LOC134689571 gene encoding E3 ubiquitin-protein ligase TRIM71-like, producing MAQAASKTCEVCLSAPGSQYCIDCEEYYCGNCKLLHNRLKLSRNHQFQKASDLIPEGKSKCYEHKEEITLICNTCNAQICTRCVTGKHNGHIFSQIVDVIAQLEGESETKIRAKTNEANQSIKKIEESLKSFDNSVESVIKAITDEGRMIKRMVDKAVAQMITLVKEQSKKEKEKLMIMLSDAKSVLDDGQALDRKRTELKKIRQDGSLVQKINNMKEEINKLKISSLPEFPNISFSRKSVAEDDIRQLIGTYTISNCSPILEKVECHGKLYGCTKCGDEQIIQLHSLNYECFMCGGEMLYYEDV from the exons ATGGCTCAAGCTGCGTCCAAAACATGTGAAGTTTGCCTAAGTGCCCCTGGATCACAATACTGCATAGACTGTGAGGAATACTATTGTGGAAATTGTAAGTTGCTACACAATAGACTGAAGTTATCGAGAAACCACCAGTTTCAAAAGGCTTCCGACCTTATCCCGGAAGGTAAATCTAAATGTTATGAACACAAAGAAGAAATAACCTTAATTTGTAACACATGTAATGCACAGATTTGCACACGATGTGTGACAGGAAAACACAATGGGCATATATTCTCCCAGATTGTCGATGTTATCGCTCAACTAGAAGGAGAAAGCGAAACAAAAATTCGTGCCAAGACAAATGAAGCAAATCAAAGCATAAAAAAGATTGAAGAAAGCTTGAAGTCGTTTGATAATTCTGTCGAGTCTGTTATTAAAGCCATCACTGACGAAGGCAGAATGATTAAACGTATGGTTGATAAAGCCGTAGCTCAGATGATTACCTTAGTGAAAGAACAATCCAAGAAGGAGAAAGAGAAACTGATGATTATGTTATCTGATGCTAAATCCGTACTTGATGACGGACAGGCCTTAGACAGAAAGAGAACAGAACTAAAGAAGATCCGTCAGGATGGAAGTTTGGTACAAAAGATCAATAACATGaaagaagaaataaacaaaCTCAAAATCTCTTCTCTTCCAGAGTTTCCCAATATATCCTTTAGTCGGAAATCTGTAGCTGAAGATGACATCAGGCAACTGATAGGGACATATACTATTAG CAATTGTTCACCAATCTTAGAAAAAGTGGAGTGCCATGGCAAATTATACGGATGTACTAAATGTGG GGATGAGCAAATTATACAATTGCACTCTCT cAATTACGAATGCTTCATGTGCGGAGG AGAGATGCTCTATTATGAAGACGTTTAG
- the LOC134689793 gene encoding E3 ubiquitin-protein ligase TRIM71-like produces the protein MAQVASITCEVCVSAPGSQYCIDCEEYYCENCKLLHNRQKLSRNHQFQKASDLIPEGKSKCSEHKEELTLLCNACNIPACTSCVTGNHKGHTFSKWIDAITKIQVENEKKIRAKINEANQNIIKIENSVKSFDNSVESVIKAINNEGNMMKRMVDESVANMIALVKEQTKREKDKLMNMLFDAKSVLAAGQNVDKRRTGLDKTRQDGTMVKQLQNLKREINKLRIKPLLEFPNISFSPKYLVEDNMRQLLGTYTLR, from the coding sequence ATGGCTCAAGTTGCGTCTATAACATGTGAAGTTTGCGTGAGTGCCCCTGGATCACAATACTGCATAGACTGTGAAGAATACTATTGTGAAAATTGTAAGTTGCTACATAATAGACAGAAGTTATCGAGAAACCACCAGTTTCAAAAAGCGTCCGACCTGATCCCGGAAGGGAAATCTAAATGTAGTGAACACAAAGAAGAATTAACGTTATTGTGCAATGCATGCAATATACCAGCATGTACCAGTTGTGTGACAGGAAATCACAAAGGGCATACATTTTCCAAATGGATCGATGCAATCACGAAAATACAAGtggaaaatgaaaagaaaattcgTGCCAAGATAAATGAggcaaatcaaaatattataaagattGAGAATAGCGTGAAGTCGTTTGATAATTCCGTTGAATCTGTTATAAAGGCCATCAACAATGAAGGAAACATGATGAAGCGCATGGTTGATGAATCCGTAGCTAACATGATTGCCTTGGTAAAAGAACAAACCAAGAGGGAGAAGGACAAGCtgatgaatatgttgtttgATGCTAAATCTGTACTTGCTGCTGGGCAGAACGTTGATAAGAGAAGAACAGGTTTAGATAAAACGAGGCAGGATGGAACAATGGTAAAACAGCTGCAAAATCTGAAAAGAGAAATTAACAAGCTACGTATTAAGCCCCTTCTGGAGTTTCCAAATATATCCTTCAGTCCCAAATATCTAGTTGAAGATAATATGAGGCAACTTTTAGGTACATATACTCTAAGGTAA